A region of Salmo salar chromosome ssa17, Ssal_v3.1, whole genome shotgun sequence DNA encodes the following proteins:
- the LOC123728045 gene encoding zinc finger protein 883-like, with the protein MASVKLEDCSQTLELNVNIKDEEEEEEIGESVSHGMRPVTSTVRTNPAFLSPSTLSPNLQSLGPDCDSGAQFALQDPEMASVKLEDCSQTLELNVNIKDEEEEEKIGKSVNHGRLEVSLRPVTSIVRTNPACLSHSTLSPNLHSLGPDCDSGAQFALQDPEMASVKLEDCSQTLELNVNIKDEEEEEKIGKSVSHGDRVETFSTSREQQQEDHRAKRSHPCPHCEEIFPILSKLEIHLKIHKGENRYSYTDGGKNFTSSKALTVNHRVQTREKTYSCSDCVKCFTTSTWLKVHQRTHTGEKPYSCSDCTKCFTTSAKLKVHQRTHTGEKPYFCSACTASFSLMCNLKRHERIHTEKLYSCSDCAASFSLLCKLKRHESIHTGEKPYSCSDCGKSFSRLGHLKTHEQKHTGEKPYSCSDCGKSFSILGHLKIHQQIHTGEKPYSCSDCGKSFSRLGLLKTHQQKHTGEKPYSCSDCVKCFTTSTELKLHQRTHTGERPYSCSNCVKCFPTSSRLKVHQRTHTGEKPYICSDCAASFSLLCNLKRHESIHTGEKPYSCSDCAASFSLLCNLKRHERIHTGEKPYHCTDCEKRFYRLSHLKRHQCIHKGEKPHQFSQTS; encoded by the exons GTATGAGGccggtaacatcaacagtgaggacaaacccagccttcctctctccttccacactgagtccaaacctacagtcactgggtcctgattgtgacagtggagcccagtttgcactgcaggatccagagatggcatcagtgaagctggaagactgcagtcaaacactggagctgaatgtcaacattaaagatgaagaagaggaggagaagattgggaaaTCTGTTAATCATG GACGACTAGAAGTAAGTCTGAGGCCGGTAACGTCAATagtgaggacaaacccagcctgcctctctcattccacactgagtccaaacctacattcactgggtcctgattgtgacagtggagcccagtttgcactgcaggatccagagatggcatcagtgaagctggaagactgcagtcaaacactggagctgaatgtcaacattaaagatgaagaagaggaggagaagattgggaaaTCTGTTTCTCATG GAGACCGTGTTgagacattctctacatccagagagcaacagcaggaagatcacagagctaaGCGGTCTCACCCCTGCCCACATTGTGAGGAGATTTTCCCAATTCTATCAAAACTAGAAATACACCTAAAAATACACAAAGGAGAGAATCGGTATTCCTATACTGACGGTGGGAAGAATTTCACATCATCAAAGGCTCTGACAGTTAATCATAGAGTGCAGACAAGAGAGAAgacttactcctgctctgactgtgtaaaatgcttcacaacatcaacttggctaaaagttcatcagagaacacacacaggagagaagccttactcctgctctgattgtacaaaatgcttcacaacatcagctaaactaaaagttcatcagagaacacacacaggagagaagccttacttctgctctgCCTGTACGGCGAGTTTCTCTCTAATGTGCAACTTAAAACGACATGAACGTATACACACAGAGAAGctttactcctgctctgactgtgcggCAAGTTTCTCTCTACTGTGCAAATTAAAACGACATGAaagtatacacacaggagagaagccttactcctgctctgactgtggaaagagtttctctcgactgggccacctaaaaacacatgaacaaaaacatacaggagagaagccttactcctgctctgactgtggaaagagtttctctatACTGGGCCACTTAAAAATTCACCAACAAATAcatactggagagaagccttactcctgctctgactgtggaaagagtttctctcgactAGGCCTCTTAAAAACACACCAACAaaaacatacaggagagaagccttactcctgctctgactgtgtaaaatgcttcacaacatcaactgagcTAAAACTTcatcaaagaacacacacaggagagaggccgTACTCTTGCTCTAACTGTGTAAAATGCTTCCCAACATCATCTAggctaaaagttcatcagagaacacacacaggagagaagccttacatcTGCTCTGACTGTGCGGCGAGTTTCTCTCTACTGTGCAACTTAAAACGTCATGAaagtatacacacaggagagaagccttactcctgctctgactgtgcggCGAGTTTCTCTCTACTGTGCAACTTAAAACGACAtgaacgtatacacacaggagagaagccttatcactgcACTGACTGTGAGAAGAGATTCTACAGATTGAGCCATTTAAAAAGACACCAATgtatacataaaggagagaaACCTCATCAGTTCTCTCAGACCAGCTAA